One region of Vitis vinifera cultivar Pinot Noir 40024 chromosome 1, ASM3070453v1 genomic DNA includes:
- the LOC100262951 gene encoding protein-tyrosine-phosphatase MKP1 isoform X2 has translation MLREEDKDRLSGGTGTRRAYLRSVSWTDRSPTKPLPRPQPNSKVRSCLPPLQPLSISRRNAEEWPRAGSDDLGVWPHPPTPGGRLGSIKPLENSNSEQPQREFQFKRDKLAFFDKECSRIADHIYLGSDAVAKNRETLRQNGITHVLNCVGFVCPEYFKSDLVYKTLWLQDSPSEDITSILYDVFDYFEDVREQGGRVLVHCCQGVSRSSSLVIAYLMWREGQSFEGAFQYVKAARGVTNPNMGFACQLLQCQKRVHAVPVSPNSVLRMYRMAPHSPYDPLHLVPKMLSHPGTLGLDSRGAFIVHVPSAIYVWIGKNCNMVMSNNARAAAYQVIRYERAQGPIVSIKEGEETSEFWDALAGGQLLADGSNKVGSRDESSLSSEKDKVCPGVGERKVDEYNLDFEIFHKALAGGVVPPFPLSGTGSETCLPARENGWGRLRRKFTSGFMKEFVTKLNCDTIQSSHGADMIIDTCNEVKQPVSISNPLSPSTPPCGSPDSLPCSPNGSSISSIGKDMEHPVPLTDPLLSETPNCGSPDSFSRFLGGSPKFSSKSPSLSPSTSEYSSSFTFSPSSSNWSDLSYLSSQQPSPSSLEPTDPFCVKNGSSAEDPCLLYKGTQTSLEEDFSANHALNGANTCFPCKGTCPSIAERRGSNPPPRMLLPSVDEPPQVPPNLVRSWSFSLPDLDDVMMKDVDCDQFEHEGNGEELMLDGEHFGTGNELESEIEDKKVYGNFYVPLGDTSDRVAEETNLALYQWPTMNKVELYNFGVLDSRSVYIMFAPDSNLGTSNPEVLYVWLGRGVSYEKGQSQLTSSDGTCKDNHVHWEMVGHKFLAQMGLRSEALIQIVREGEEPMQLLNHLNSFSFHKTENSSHRLTAEKN, from the exons ATGTTAcgtgaagaagataaagaccgCCTCTCCGGTGGAACGGGGACTCGGAGAGCTTATTTACGGTCAGTTTCTTGGACTGATCGCTCTCCAACGAAACCTCTCCCTAGACCACAGCCAAACAGTAAGGTGAGGTCGTGTCTGCCACCACTTCAGCCTCTTTCAATTTCCCGGCGCAACGCAGAGGAGTGGCCTAGGGCGGGGTCCGATGATCTGGGTGTGTGGCCGCATCCTCCAACCCCTGGGGGGAGATTGGGGTCCATTAAACCCCTTGAGAATTCAAATTCAGAACAACCCCAGAGAGAATTTCAGTTCAAGAGGGATAAGCTTGCCTTCTTTGATAAGGAATGCTCCAGAATTGCAGATCATATATATTTGGGAAGTGATGCTGTTGCTAAGAACCGTGAAACTCTAAGGCAGAATGGTATCACCCATGTCTTGAACTGTGTTGGGTTTGTTTGCCCCGAGTATTTCAAGAGTGATCTTGTTTACAAGACGCTTTGGTTGCAAGATAGCCCATCTGAGGACATCACGAGTATTCTTTATGATGTGTTTGATTACTTTGAGGATGTTAGAGAGCAAGGTGGGCGGGTTCTTGTTCATTGTTGTCAGGGAGTGTCAAGATCGAGCTCTCTGGTCATTGCATATCTCATGTGGAGGGAGGGCCAGAGCTTTGAAGGTGCATTTCAGTATGTGAAAGCAGCCCGAGGAGTGACTAACCCGAATATGGGTTTTGCTTGTCAACTCCTGCAGTGCCAGAAGAGGGTGCATGCTGTACCAGTGAGCCCAAATTCTGTGCTTAGGATGTATCGGATGGCTCCCCACTCTCCATATGATCCTCTTCATCTTGTACCAAAAATGTTAAGCCATCCAGGTACACTAGGACTTGACTCTCGTGGGGCATTTATTGTTCATGTCCCTTCAGCGATATATGTCTGGATTGGGAAGAATTGCAACATGGTGATGTCAAATAATGCAAGAGCAGCTGCCTATCAGGTCATTCGATATGAGAGGGCACAGGGTCCAATTGTGAGTATCAAAGAAGGTGAGGAGACATCTGAATTTTGGGATGCTCTTGCTGGTGGACAACTCTTAGCAGATGGTAGCAACAAAGTGGGTTCCAGAGATGAAAGTAGTTTATCTTCTGAAAAGGATAAAGTTTGTCCTGGGGTTGGCGAAAGGAAAGTTGATGAATACaatcttgattttgaaattttccatAAGGCTCTTGCTGGTGGGGTTGTTCCACCTTTTCCATTATCAGGAACTGGATCTGAGACTTGTCTCCCTGCTAGGGAAAATGGATGGGGTCGACTAAGGCGGAAGTTTACTAGTGGCTTTATGAAGGAATTTGTCACAAAACTGAATTGTGACACCATTCAATCCAGTCATGGAGCAGATATGATTATAGATACTTGTAATGAAGTGAAACAACCCGTTTCCATTTCTAATCCTTTGTCACCATCAACACCTCCATGCGGTTCACCAGATTCACTTCCTTGTTCCCCAAATGGCAGCTCAATTAGCAGTATTGGTAAAGACATGGAACACCCTGTTCCTCTTACTGATCCTTTGTTGTCAGAAACACCTAACTGTGGTTCACCAGATTCTTTCTCTCGTTTTCTGGGTGGTAGCCCTAAGTTCAGTTCCAAATCTCCTTCACTCTCACCTTCGACCTCTGAGTATTCCAGTTCATTTACCTTTTCGCCCTCATCTTCTAATTGGTCCGATTTGTCATACCTTTCTTCTCAACAACCTTCACCTTCCAGCCTCGAGCCCACAGATCCATTCTGTGTGAAGAATGGTTCCTCAGCAGAAGATCCTTGTTTACTTTACAAAGGAACCCAAACTTCACTGGAAGAGGATTTTTCTGCTAATCATGCGCTGAATGGGGCAAATACTTGTTTTCCATGTAAAGGAACCTGCCCCTCCATTGCTGAGCGCAGAGGGAGTAATCCTCCACCTAGGATGTTACTACCCTCAGTTGATGAACCACCTCAAGTGCCTCCGAACCTGGTAAGGTCTTGGTCCTTTTCCTTACCTGATTTGGATGATGTTATGATGAAGGATGTCGATTGTGACCAGTTCGAGCATGAAGGCAATGGAGAAGAGCTAATGTTAGATGGTGAACATTTTGGTACTGGAAATGAGTTAGAAAGTGAGATTGAAGATAAGAAAGTGTATGGTAACTTTTATGTTCCTTTGGGTGATACATCTGATAGGGTTGCAGAAGAAACAAATCTAGCTCTTTACCAGTGGCCTACCATGAATAAAGTGGAGTTGTATAACTTTGGTGTCCTTGATTCTAGATCAGTATATATTATGTTTGCTCCGGATTCAAACTTGGGCACAAGTAATCCTGAGGTTTTATATGTATGGCTAGGAAGGGGTGTTTCATATGAAAAAGGCCAGAGTCAATTGACTAGCAGTGATGGCACATGCAAGGATAATCATGTCCACTGGGAGATGGTTGGGCACAAATTCCTTGCACAAATGGGTTTGCGGAGTGAAGCCCTCATTCAG ATAGTCAGGGAAGGCGAGGAGCCGATGCAGCTCCTGAACCATCTAAACTCTTTCTCATTTCACAAGACAGAAAACAGCAGTCACAGACTTACAGCTGAGAAAAATTAG
- the LOC100262951 gene encoding protein-tyrosine-phosphatase MKP1 isoform X1, whose product MLREEDKDRLSGGTGTRRAYLRSVSWTDRSPTKPLPRPQPNSKVRSCLPPLQPLSISRRNAEEWPRAGSDDLGVWPHPPTPGGRLGSIKPLENSNSEQPQREFQFKRDKLAFFDKECSRIADHIYLGSDAVAKNRETLRQNGITHVLNCVGFVCPEYFKSDLVYKTLWLQDSPSEDITSILYDVFDYFEDVREQGGRVLVHCCQGVSRSSSLVIAYLMWREGQSFEGAFQYVKAARGVTNPNMGFACQLLQCQKRVHAVPVSPNSVLRMYRMAPHSPYDPLHLVPKMLSHPGTLGLDSRGAFIVHVPSAIYVWIGKNCNMVMSNNARAAAYQVIRYERAQGPIVSIKEGEETSEFWDALAGGQLLADGSNKVGSRDESSLSSEKDKVCPGVGERKVDEYNLDFEIFHKALAGGVVPPFPLSGTGSETCLPARENGWGRLRRKFTSGFMKEFVTKLNCDTIQSSHGADMIIDTCNEVKQPVSISNPLSPSTPPCGSPDSLPCSPNGSSISSIGKDMEHPVPLTDPLLSETPNCGSPDSFSRFLGGSPKFSSKSPSLSPSTSEYSSSFTFSPSSSNWSDLSYLSSQQPSPSSLEPTDPFCVKNGSSAEDPCLLYKGTQTSLEEDFSANHALNGANTCFPCKGTCPSIAERRGSNPPPRMLLPSVDEPPQVPPNLVRSWSFSLPDLDDVMMKDVDCDQFEHEGNGEELMLDGEHFGTGNELESEIEDKKVYGNFYVPLGDTSDRVAEETNLALYQWPTMNKVELYNFGVLDSRSVYIMFAPDSNLGTSNPEVLYVWLGRGVSYEKGQSQLTSSDGTCKDNHVHWEMVGHKFLAQMGLRSEALIQANFLGNNLMEHPDSQGRRGADAAPEPSKLFLISQDRKQQSQTYS is encoded by the exons ATGTTAcgtgaagaagataaagaccgCCTCTCCGGTGGAACGGGGACTCGGAGAGCTTATTTACGGTCAGTTTCTTGGACTGATCGCTCTCCAACGAAACCTCTCCCTAGACCACAGCCAAACAGTAAGGTGAGGTCGTGTCTGCCACCACTTCAGCCTCTTTCAATTTCCCGGCGCAACGCAGAGGAGTGGCCTAGGGCGGGGTCCGATGATCTGGGTGTGTGGCCGCATCCTCCAACCCCTGGGGGGAGATTGGGGTCCATTAAACCCCTTGAGAATTCAAATTCAGAACAACCCCAGAGAGAATTTCAGTTCAAGAGGGATAAGCTTGCCTTCTTTGATAAGGAATGCTCCAGAATTGCAGATCATATATATTTGGGAAGTGATGCTGTTGCTAAGAACCGTGAAACTCTAAGGCAGAATGGTATCACCCATGTCTTGAACTGTGTTGGGTTTGTTTGCCCCGAGTATTTCAAGAGTGATCTTGTTTACAAGACGCTTTGGTTGCAAGATAGCCCATCTGAGGACATCACGAGTATTCTTTATGATGTGTTTGATTACTTTGAGGATGTTAGAGAGCAAGGTGGGCGGGTTCTTGTTCATTGTTGTCAGGGAGTGTCAAGATCGAGCTCTCTGGTCATTGCATATCTCATGTGGAGGGAGGGCCAGAGCTTTGAAGGTGCATTTCAGTATGTGAAAGCAGCCCGAGGAGTGACTAACCCGAATATGGGTTTTGCTTGTCAACTCCTGCAGTGCCAGAAGAGGGTGCATGCTGTACCAGTGAGCCCAAATTCTGTGCTTAGGATGTATCGGATGGCTCCCCACTCTCCATATGATCCTCTTCATCTTGTACCAAAAATGTTAAGCCATCCAGGTACACTAGGACTTGACTCTCGTGGGGCATTTATTGTTCATGTCCCTTCAGCGATATATGTCTGGATTGGGAAGAATTGCAACATGGTGATGTCAAATAATGCAAGAGCAGCTGCCTATCAGGTCATTCGATATGAGAGGGCACAGGGTCCAATTGTGAGTATCAAAGAAGGTGAGGAGACATCTGAATTTTGGGATGCTCTTGCTGGTGGACAACTCTTAGCAGATGGTAGCAACAAAGTGGGTTCCAGAGATGAAAGTAGTTTATCTTCTGAAAAGGATAAAGTTTGTCCTGGGGTTGGCGAAAGGAAAGTTGATGAATACaatcttgattttgaaattttccatAAGGCTCTTGCTGGTGGGGTTGTTCCACCTTTTCCATTATCAGGAACTGGATCTGAGACTTGTCTCCCTGCTAGGGAAAATGGATGGGGTCGACTAAGGCGGAAGTTTACTAGTGGCTTTATGAAGGAATTTGTCACAAAACTGAATTGTGACACCATTCAATCCAGTCATGGAGCAGATATGATTATAGATACTTGTAATGAAGTGAAACAACCCGTTTCCATTTCTAATCCTTTGTCACCATCAACACCTCCATGCGGTTCACCAGATTCACTTCCTTGTTCCCCAAATGGCAGCTCAATTAGCAGTATTGGTAAAGACATGGAACACCCTGTTCCTCTTACTGATCCTTTGTTGTCAGAAACACCTAACTGTGGTTCACCAGATTCTTTCTCTCGTTTTCTGGGTGGTAGCCCTAAGTTCAGTTCCAAATCTCCTTCACTCTCACCTTCGACCTCTGAGTATTCCAGTTCATTTACCTTTTCGCCCTCATCTTCTAATTGGTCCGATTTGTCATACCTTTCTTCTCAACAACCTTCACCTTCCAGCCTCGAGCCCACAGATCCATTCTGTGTGAAGAATGGTTCCTCAGCAGAAGATCCTTGTTTACTTTACAAAGGAACCCAAACTTCACTGGAAGAGGATTTTTCTGCTAATCATGCGCTGAATGGGGCAAATACTTGTTTTCCATGTAAAGGAACCTGCCCCTCCATTGCTGAGCGCAGAGGGAGTAATCCTCCACCTAGGATGTTACTACCCTCAGTTGATGAACCACCTCAAGTGCCTCCGAACCTGGTAAGGTCTTGGTCCTTTTCCTTACCTGATTTGGATGATGTTATGATGAAGGATGTCGATTGTGACCAGTTCGAGCATGAAGGCAATGGAGAAGAGCTAATGTTAGATGGTGAACATTTTGGTACTGGAAATGAGTTAGAAAGTGAGATTGAAGATAAGAAAGTGTATGGTAACTTTTATGTTCCTTTGGGTGATACATCTGATAGGGTTGCAGAAGAAACAAATCTAGCTCTTTACCAGTGGCCTACCATGAATAAAGTGGAGTTGTATAACTTTGGTGTCCTTGATTCTAGATCAGTATATATTATGTTTGCTCCGGATTCAAACTTGGGCACAAGTAATCCTGAGGTTTTATATGTATGGCTAGGAAGGGGTGTTTCATATGAAAAAGGCCAGAGTCAATTGACTAGCAGTGATGGCACATGCAAGGATAATCATGTCCACTGGGAGATGGTTGGGCACAAATTCCTTGCACAAATGGGTTTGCGGAGTGAAGCCCTCATTCAG GCTAACTTTCTTGGTAATAATCTTATGGAACATCCAGATAGTCAGGGAAGGCGAGGAGCCGATGCAGCTCCTGAACCATCTAAACTCTTTCTCATTTCACAAGACAGAAAACAGCAGTCACAGACTTACAGCTGA